Proteins encoded in a region of the Mycobacterium branderi genome:
- a CDS encoding glycoside hydrolase family 38 N-terminal domain-containing protein encodes MQVIAAESTELFVGPPDAPLQLARIMVSGCAEPIPIWVDGAGLAGEARIEAGQTIVEVPVAVDNPVVGERRTARVHADDSSLGFAFTVAEPGWTMFMISHFHYDPVWWNTQGAYTSEWREDPPGRCRQANGFELVHAHLEMARREPEYKFVLAEVDYLKPYWDTHPEDRADLRRFIDEGRVEIMGGTYNEPNTNLTSPETTIRNLVHGMGFQRDVVGSDPATAWQLDVFGHDPQFPGMAADAGLTSSSWARGPHHQWGPMHSDGGLSGMQFCSEFEWIAPSGRGLLTHYMPAHYSAGWWMDEATSLADAEQATYRLFEDLRKVALTRNVLLPVGTDYTPPNKWVTEIHRDWAARYTWPRFVCALPSEFFAAVRSELDSRGLAPSPQTRDMNPIYTGKDVSFIDTKQANRAAEHAVLEAERFAVFAGVLGGVEYPQAALAKAWVQLAYGAHHDAITGSESDQVYLDLLTGWRDAWELGRAVRDRSLAVLSGAVDGDVVVWNPLAHNRTDVVTVPVSSGIMTSDGAEVPSVVDNGSVTFVARDVPSLGWRAYRVAAGSPGAWEPLAGNQIANDHYRLAVDPARGGGVSTLRVGGRELIADGRVGNELAVYEEYPAHPTGGEGPWHLLPKGPVVCSSEASADVQAYRSPVGQRLVVRGRIGTLLRYTQVLTLWQGIARVDCRTTVHEFTGADRLLRLRWPCPVPGAMPVSEVGDAVVGRGFALLHNGDRSVDTAEHPWTLDNPAYGWFGLSSAVRVRLGDHVHAVSVAEVVSPSEAWSGELARELMVALVRAGVTATCSSADKPRYGYLNVDSNLPDTRIALGGPGQNAFTKAVLAAADPAYSVELDRQLAETGRARVWVPAAAPLATTWVPDADLRDPRALPVLVIAGRDDTDLGPAIASVTDDLADAEIVVTQQAPSGMQPFDSRTVALLNRGVPSFAVDADGTLHTALMRSCTGWPSGVWTDEPRRTAPDGSNFQLQHWTHTFDYALVSGTSDWRQTQIPSRSAEFGHPLLACLGATGGLPATGSLLQIEPAGAVQLGALKAAGNPLARGSARPVDPHSIALRLVEMHGAATKVDIRSPLGTLSELRPADLLETPRQHRHLTALHGYQIATALARLDMARISGGTAHGLDAENAQPLYARYWLHNRGPAPLGGLPAVAHLHPQRLNAAGDEVVLRLTVASDCTDAPMTGRVALRCPPGWTATPAELPFTLQPGEYRETDVRVAIPPRAEPGLYPLRAQLHVTGDDVPPAWRQVVEDIAVVTVGGVDSRLAYFVDELSDIDVSAGDSARLTVTVGTEACAELALEAHLISPWDTWEWLGPATQGAVLPARGAVELGFDVGPPARVEPGEWWALVRVGCAGHLLYSPAVRVTVR; translated from the coding sequence GTGCAGGTCATCGCTGCAGAGTCGACGGAACTGTTCGTCGGCCCGCCGGACGCACCGCTGCAACTGGCCCGGATCATGGTCAGCGGCTGCGCCGAGCCGATCCCGATATGGGTCGACGGCGCCGGACTGGCCGGCGAAGCGCGGATCGAGGCCGGCCAAACTATTGTCGAAGTGCCTGTGGCGGTTGACAATCCGGTGGTCGGTGAGCGGCGCACCGCGCGGGTGCACGCCGACGACAGCTCGCTGGGGTTCGCGTTCACCGTGGCCGAGCCGGGCTGGACGATGTTCATGATCAGCCACTTCCACTACGACCCGGTGTGGTGGAACACCCAGGGTGCCTACACCAGCGAGTGGCGCGAGGATCCGCCGGGCAGGTGCCGGCAGGCCAACGGCTTCGAGCTGGTGCACGCGCATCTGGAGATGGCCCGTCGCGAGCCCGAGTACAAATTCGTGCTGGCCGAGGTGGATTACCTCAAGCCGTACTGGGACACCCATCCGGAGGATCGCGCCGACCTGCGGCGGTTCATCGACGAGGGCCGCGTCGAGATCATGGGCGGCACCTACAACGAGCCCAACACCAACCTCACCAGCCCCGAGACGACGATCCGGAACCTGGTGCACGGCATGGGTTTTCAGCGTGATGTGGTGGGCAGCGACCCGGCCACCGCCTGGCAGCTCGACGTGTTCGGCCACGACCCGCAGTTCCCGGGGATGGCCGCCGACGCCGGCCTGACGTCGAGTTCGTGGGCACGTGGGCCGCACCACCAGTGGGGTCCGATGCACAGCGACGGCGGTCTTTCGGGCATGCAGTTCTGCAGCGAGTTCGAGTGGATCGCCCCGTCCGGGCGCGGCCTGCTCACTCATTACATGCCCGCGCATTATTCGGCCGGCTGGTGGATGGACGAAGCCACGTCGCTGGCCGACGCCGAGCAAGCGACCTACCGGCTGTTCGAGGATTTGCGCAAAGTCGCCTTGACCCGCAACGTGCTGCTGCCGGTCGGCACGGATTACACGCCACCGAACAAGTGGGTCACCGAGATTCACCGCGACTGGGCTGCGCGCTACACCTGGCCGCGGTTCGTGTGCGCGCTGCCATCGGAATTCTTTGCCGCCGTCCGCTCCGAGCTGGATAGCCGCGGGCTGGCGCCGTCGCCGCAGACCCGGGACATGAACCCGATCTACACCGGCAAGGATGTGTCGTTCATCGACACCAAGCAGGCCAACCGGGCAGCCGAGCACGCGGTCCTGGAGGCCGAGCGATTTGCCGTGTTCGCAGGTGTTTTGGGCGGTGTCGAGTACCCGCAGGCGGCGCTGGCCAAGGCGTGGGTGCAGCTGGCATACGGTGCCCACCACGACGCCATCACGGGCTCGGAATCCGACCAGGTCTACCTTGACCTGTTGACCGGCTGGCGCGACGCGTGGGAACTCGGCCGCGCTGTCCGGGACAGGTCCCTGGCGGTGCTGTCCGGCGCGGTTGACGGCGACGTGGTCGTGTGGAATCCGTTGGCGCACAACCGGACCGACGTAGTCACCGTCCCTGTCAGCAGCGGCATCATGACTTCCGACGGAGCAGAGGTGCCGTCGGTTGTCGACAATGGCTCGGTCACGTTCGTGGCCCGCGACGTGCCGTCACTGGGGTGGCGGGCGTATCGAGTGGCCGCCGGCTCGCCTGGTGCCTGGGAGCCGTTGGCCGGCAACCAAATTGCCAACGACCACTACCGGCTGGCCGTGGACCCGGCACGCGGCGGCGGGGTGTCGACACTACGAGTTGGCGGCCGGGAGCTGATCGCCGACGGCCGGGTGGGCAACGAGCTTGCCGTCTACGAGGAATACCCCGCTCATCCGACCGGCGGCGAAGGCCCGTGGCACCTACTGCCCAAGGGGCCGGTGGTGTGCTCGTCGGAAGCCTCGGCCGACGTGCAGGCGTATCGCAGCCCCGTCGGCCAGCGGCTGGTCGTGCGCGGCCGGATCGGCACGCTGCTGCGCTACACCCAGGTGCTGACCTTGTGGCAGGGAATTGCCCGGGTGGACTGCCGTACGACAGTGCACGAGTTCACCGGCGCTGACCGCCTGCTGCGGCTGCGCTGGCCGTGTCCGGTGCCCGGCGCTATGCCGGTCAGCGAGGTCGGTGACGCCGTCGTCGGGCGCGGTTTCGCGTTGCTGCACAACGGCGATCGGTCGGTCGATACGGCGGAGCATCCGTGGACGCTGGACAACCCCGCCTACGGCTGGTTCGGGCTGTCGTCGGCCGTGCGGGTTCGCTTGGGCGACCACGTGCACGCGGTGTCGGTGGCCGAGGTGGTGTCGCCCAGCGAAGCGTGGTCGGGTGAGTTGGCCCGCGAACTGATGGTGGCGCTGGTCCGTGCCGGGGTCACCGCCACCTGCAGCAGCGCCGACAAGCCACGCTACGGCTACCTCAACGTCGACTCCAATCTCCCCGACACCCGCATCGCACTGGGCGGGCCGGGCCAGAATGCGTTCACCAAAGCCGTTCTGGCGGCTGCAGATCCGGCGTACAGCGTCGAGCTGGACCGCCAGCTCGCCGAGACCGGTCGGGCCCGGGTCTGGGTGCCGGCAGCGGCACCGCTGGCGACGACATGGGTGCCCGACGCCGACCTGCGCGACCCGCGGGCGCTGCCGGTACTGGTGATCGCCGGCCGTGACGACACCGACCTCGGCCCCGCGATCGCGTCGGTGACCGACGATCTCGCCGACGCCGAAATCGTTGTCACCCAACAGGCCCCGTCGGGGATGCAGCCGTTCGATTCGCGCACCGTCGCCCTGCTCAACCGCGGGGTACCCAGTTTCGCCGTCGACGCCGACGGCACACTGCACACCGCGCTGATGCGATCGTGCACCGGGTGGCCGTCCGGCGTCTGGACCGACGAACCGCGCCGCACCGCGCCGGACGGGTCCAACTTTCAGCTGCAGCACTGGACCCACACCTTCGACTACGCGCTGGTCTCCGGGACCAGCGATTGGCGCCAAACCCAAATCCCCTCGCGTAGCGCAGAATTCGGGCATCCACTGCTCGCGTGTCTCGGGGCAACCGGTGGCCTGCCAGCGACCGGCTCCCTGTTGCAGATCGAGCCCGCCGGCGCCGTGCAGCTCGGCGCGCTGAAAGCCGCGGGCAACCCGCTGGCCCGCGGCAGCGCCCGACCCGTCGACCCTCATTCGATCGCCCTGCGGCTCGTCGAAATGCACGGCGCCGCAACCAAAGTCGACATACGCTCGCCGCTCGGCACGCTCTCGGAGCTTCGACCGGCCGACCTGCTGGAAACACCCCGGCAGCATCGACACCTCACCGCGCTGCACGGCTACCAGATCGCCACTGCGCTGGCTCGACTCGATATGGCCAGGATTTCCGGCGGCACCGCCCACGGGCTGGATGCCGAGAATGCCCAACCGCTGTATGCCCGGTACTGGCTGCACAACCGGGGGCCGGCCCCGCTCGGCGGCCTGCCTGCCGTCGCTCACCTGCACCCGCAGCGGCTCAACGCCGCCGGCGACGAGGTCGTTCTGCGCCTGACCGTGGCCAGCGACTGCACCGACGCACCGATGACGGGCCGCGTCGCACTGCGCTGCCCACCCGGCTGGACGGCCACGCCCGCCGAGCTGCCATTCACCTTGCAGCCCGGCGAATACCGGGAAACCGATGTGAGGGTGGCGATTCCACCACGCGCCGAACCCGGGCTATACCCGCTGCGGGCACAGCTGCACGTCACCGGCGATGATGTGCCGCCCGCCTGGCGCCAGGTGGTCGAGGACATCGCCGTGGTGACCGTCGGCGGCGTCGACAGCCGGCTGGCCTACTTCGTCGACGAGCTGTCCGACATCGACGTCAGCGCAGGCGATTCGGCACGGTTGACCGTCACCGTCGGCACCGAGGCATGCGCGGAGCTGGCGCTGGAGGCCCACCTGATCAGCCCGTGGGACACCTGGGAATGGCTCGGCCCGGCCACGCAAGGCGCGGTGCTGCCCGCGCGCGGCGCCGTCGAGCTCGGCTTCGACGTCGGGCCGCCTGCCCGGGTCGAGCCGGGCGAGTGGTGGGCGCTGGTCCGGGTGGGCTGCGCCGGCCACCTGCTCTATTCGCCCGCGGTAAGGGTGACGGTCCGATGA
- a CDS encoding endonuclease/exonuclease/phosphatase family protein codes for MRMATFNILHGRSMHDGDVDVNRLADCVRRLDADVLALQEVDCDQPRSARADLTAVAAEAMGAVSHRFVAAIAGTPGATWMAATGDEQPGTAAYGIALLSRYPALSWQVLRLPRIPLKFPMYLPGPGRVQIVDEEPRAAVLARLDTDLGELTVANTHLSFVPGWNRVQLRRLIRDLRGFPGPRVLMGDLNMSPPTPQRWTGMRPLAAAKTFPIDAPDRQLDHILTDDARLLVDSCATPPLPISDHLPVVVDVTRASATS; via the coding sequence ATGCGGATGGCGACGTTCAACATTTTGCACGGCCGCAGCATGCACGACGGCGACGTCGACGTGAACCGGCTCGCCGACTGCGTCCGGCGGTTGGACGCCGACGTGCTGGCGCTGCAGGAGGTGGACTGCGATCAGCCGCGTTCGGCGAGGGCCGATCTCACCGCCGTCGCGGCCGAGGCGATGGGCGCGGTCAGCCACCGGTTCGTCGCGGCGATCGCCGGGACGCCGGGGGCGACCTGGATGGCCGCCACCGGCGACGAGCAGCCCGGCACCGCCGCTTACGGGATCGCCTTGCTGTCCCGGTATCCGGCGCTGAGCTGGCAGGTGCTGCGGCTGCCGCGGATCCCGCTGAAGTTCCCGATGTATCTGCCCGGGCCGGGCCGGGTGCAGATCGTCGACGAAGAGCCGCGGGCGGCGGTGCTGGCCCGGCTCGACACCGACCTGGGCGAGCTGACCGTCGCCAACACCCACCTGTCGTTCGTCCCTGGCTGGAATCGGGTGCAGCTGCGGCGGCTGATCCGCGACCTGCGCGGCTTCCCCGGCCCGCGGGTGCTGATGGGCGACCTCAACATGAGCCCGCCCACACCTCAGCGCTGGACTGGCATGCGCCCGCTGGCCGCCGCCAAGACGTTCCCGATCGATGCGCCCGACCGGCAACTCGACCACATCCTCACCGACGACGCCCGCCTGCTCGTCGATTCGTGTGCGACGCCGCCGTTGCCGATTTCGGATCACCTACCGGTCGTCGTTGACGTGACGAGGGCGAGCGCAACCTCGTAG
- a CDS encoding nucleotidyltransferase, producing MTVFASNDELREALRRAASALKAHGPQFALAGSYALWVYGAPEPVHDVDLIVAESDVEVAVKTLAEAGFTIDRTPEDWLFKACVDNAVVDVLHRINGVPVDADLVGSGQERDVLAIRMPVLAPTQVVIQKLCALTEHHCDFASLLPSVRAVREQVDWYRVRADTVGNDFAVAFLVLIERLGITA from the coding sequence ATGACCGTATTCGCATCCAATGACGAATTGCGGGAGGCACTGCGGCGCGCGGCCTCGGCGCTCAAGGCGCACGGACCGCAGTTCGCGCTGGCCGGCAGCTACGCGCTGTGGGTGTACGGCGCGCCCGAACCGGTGCACGACGTGGACCTGATTGTCGCCGAGTCCGACGTCGAAGTGGCCGTCAAGACACTCGCCGAGGCCGGCTTCACGATCGACCGCACGCCGGAGGACTGGCTGTTCAAAGCATGCGTGGACAACGCCGTCGTCGACGTGCTGCATCGGATCAACGGCGTTCCGGTCGATGCGGACCTGGTCGGTTCGGGCCAGGAGCGCGACGTGTTGGCCATCCGGATGCCGGTGCTGGCACCGACGCAGGTGGTGATCCAGAAGTTGTGCGCGCTGACCGAACACCATTGCGACTTCGCGTCGCTGCTGCCGTCGGTGCGCGCCGTCCGCGAGCAGGTGGATTGGTACCGGGTGCGCGCCGACACCGTAGGCAACGACTTCGCAGTGGCGTTTCTGGTACTCATCGAGCGGCTCGGGATCACGGCGTGA
- a CDS encoding DinB family protein has product MPALAPPVADERSALREYLAYHQSAYFAVSYGLTDEQARSTPTVSALSIGGLVKHATGMQRTWMARVAAAPDAPPKDPRPFEEIAKEYGDQHVMRPDETLTGLLDAFRAQNAESLRLVETADLDAKVPVPQDIPWFPEGLEAWSVRWVILHVINELARHAGHADIIREAIDGATMYELIAGLENWEPRPWVTPWRKSADA; this is encoded by the coding sequence ATGCCCGCTCTTGCCCCGCCCGTCGCCGACGAACGCAGCGCGCTGCGCGAGTACCTGGCCTATCACCAAAGCGCATACTTCGCGGTGTCCTACGGGCTCACCGACGAACAGGCCCGATCCACGCCGACGGTCAGCGCGCTGTCGATCGGCGGGCTGGTCAAGCACGCCACGGGCATGCAACGCACCTGGATGGCGCGGGTCGCGGCCGCGCCGGACGCGCCGCCCAAGGATCCCCGGCCCTTCGAGGAGATCGCCAAGGAGTACGGCGACCAGCACGTGATGCGGCCCGACGAGACGCTGACCGGGCTGCTGGACGCGTTCAGGGCGCAGAACGCAGAATCGCTGCGGCTGGTGGAGACCGCGGATCTGGATGCGAAAGTTCCTGTCCCCCAAGATATTCCGTGGTTCCCTGAAGGACTTGAGGCGTGGTCGGTGCGCTGGGTGATTCTGCATGTGATCAACGAGCTGGCCCGCCACGCCGGGCATGCCGACATCATCCGGGAAGCCATCGACGGCGCGACGATGTACGAGCTGATCGCCGGCCTGGAGAACTGGGAACCCCGGCCGTGGGTGACGCCCTGGCGCAAAAGTGCTGACGCGTAG